ATCATCATTGCCGAAGATGACGATGCGATCAAATCGGGCGATGCCAATCTCAACGTCGACAAGGATGCGATCGTGGCCGCCGTGCCAAGGGTCTCCGGTCCGGAACGCACCCTTATCCTCGGCTGGAACCGCCGCGGCCCGATCATCACTTTCGAACTATCGCGCTATGTTGCGCCCGGCTCCCTCCTGACCATCGCCGCCGACACGCCCGAACTCGAGGCCGATATCGCCGCCCTCAAGGTCGCCAACGATCACATGGCAGTCGAATACAGCATCATCGACACCGGCAACCGCACCGCCCTGGAAGCGCTCGATATCCCCAACTACGACCACGTGCTGGTCCTCGGCTACAGCGACCACATGGCGCCGCAACCGGCGGACACCCGCACGCTGGTGACACTGCTTCAGCTGCGCAAGATCGCCGAAGAGGCCGGCCAGCACATCGGCGTCGTCAGCGAGATGACCGACGTGCGCAACCGGGAACTCGCGGAAGTCACCCGGGCGGACGATTTCGTCGTCAGCAACAAGTTGGTCAGCCTGATGCTGGCGCAGGCGTCCGAAAACGAATCCATGGCTGCCATCTTCGACGAACTGCTCGACGAGGAAGGCTCCGAGATCTACATGCGCCCCGTCTCGGATTACGTCTCAATCGATCAGCCGGTGAATTTCTACACGATCTGCCTGTCCGCCCTGCGTCGCGGCGAGATCGCCATCGGTTACCGACGCCAGCGGGAGGACGATCCCGATCATCGCAACCTCGGCGGTGTCGTCGTCAATCCGGTGAAATCCGAAAAGCTGCTCTACAGCGCGCGAGACCGTGTGATCGTGCTGGCCCACGACTGACGACAAACCGGTGCAACAATCGTCTGCACCATGAATTCGACCTTGAAGCACGCCCCCAGCGATGGATAAACCGGACAGGCGCCATTGCCGGGGGGAGACCATATGACCGAGTCGATCAAGACAGCCGCCCTGCCCCGTGCCGGGCAGCTTTCCGTCGAGATGACCCGCTGGCCAAGCGTCACCGGCAGCGAGGGCGAGGCCGCCTTCTCCGCGCGGCTTGTAGCGCTTCTGCGCGATCTCCCGGCATTCCGTGATACGCCGGAAAACATCGTCACCTTCGACAGCCACGGCGATTCCGCCCGTCAGAATGTCGTCGCGCTCGTTCGCGGAACGGGCCGGAACTGCCTGGTGCTGGCCGGCCATTTCGATACCGTCTCGATCGCCAATTACACCACCCTGACATCGCTCGCCTGCGAGCCGGAAGCCTTGACGCAGGCCTTGATTGAGGAGCTGTCCTCCAAGGAGCGCAATGCCGTCGAGGAAAAGGCGTTGGCCGATCTCCTGACCGGCGACTTTCTGGCGGGGCGCGGCCTGCTCGACATGAAAAGCGGGCTTGCTGCGGGCATCGTCGCGCTCGAACGTTACGCCGATCTCAAGGAACGTCCCGGCAATATCCTCTTCGTCGCCACCCCGGACGAGGAGAACCGCTCCCGTGGCATGCGCAGTCTTCGCGATCACCTGCCGGAAATCGCCCGCCGCTTCGACCTCGATATCGTCGGCGGCATCAATCTCGACGCCAGCGGTGACGATGGCGATGGTGCGCACGGGCGTGCAGTCTATCTCGGCTCAGTCGGCAAATTCTCGCCCTTCGCCTTCGTCGCGGGTCGCCCTACCCATGCCGGCTACGCCTATGACGGCGTCAGCGCTCACCTCATCGCGGCCGAAATCATGAGGGCGATGGAATTCAACAGTTTGCTTTGCGACGAGGCCCACGGCGAAGTTTCGCCCGCCCCGGTCTGCCTGGAAGCCAAGGACATCCGCCACGGCTATGAGGTGACGACCCCCGCCCATGTCTGGCTGTCGTTCAACTGGCTGACGCACCGCCGTACACCGACAGATATCCTCGATGAATTTTCAACGATCGTGGCCAGGGCGATGGATCAGGCCCTGCAATCGCAGACACGAAACGCCGACGCCTTTTTCAGCCGCCAGGGGATCGATCGCAACACCAGGCTCGAAGGCCGGGTGCTGTCCTACGCCGCGTTGAGACAACTTGCCGAGCGGCAGGCCAGCAAAGAGGCGCTGCGCCATATCGCAGCGCTGGAGCAGGACTTCGCCACCAGCGACGAGCCGCTGTCAGCCAGTCGCACGCTCGTTTCCGAGATGCTCGTCGCCACAGGTCTCGAAGGACCGCTCGTCGTCGTCGGTTTCTCGACGCTGCATTATCCCCGAGTGCATGTCGACAGCCTTGGCCAGTCCGGCAGCGACTTCACGCAACGTCTCCAAGGTACTGCTGCGTTGATCGAGAAGCGCCATGGGCAGAGGATCTGCTTTCGGCAATTCTTCGCCGGCATCTCCGACGTGAGCTTCTTCGGGCATCGCCCGGAAGTACGACAGGCCGACACGCTTGCCGAAAACACACCCGTTCCCGCCTTCGTAGACAGGCCACCGGCAGAAGCGCTTTCCTACCCGGTCGTCAACATCGGCCCCTGGGGACGCGACTACCATCAGAAATGGGAACGGGTGCACATGGACTATGCATTCGAGGTGCTACCGGACCTGATCTACGAATGCGCGTTGTCGGTTCTTTCCGGGGAAAGCCCGAGCCTTTGAAATATTTTGCTCAAAACTGCTCGGCGGTGTAAATTCCC
This genomic stretch from Pararhizobium capsulatum DSM 1112 harbors:
- a CDS encoding M20/M25/M40 family metallo-hydrolase; translated protein: MTESIKTAALPRAGQLSVEMTRWPSVTGSEGEAAFSARLVALLRDLPAFRDTPENIVTFDSHGDSARQNVVALVRGTGRNCLVLAGHFDTVSIANYTTLTSLACEPEALTQALIEELSSKERNAVEEKALADLLTGDFLAGRGLLDMKSGLAAGIVALERYADLKERPGNILFVATPDEENRSRGMRSLRDHLPEIARRFDLDIVGGINLDASGDDGDGAHGRAVYLGSVGKFSPFAFVAGRPTHAGYAYDGVSAHLIAAEIMRAMEFNSLLCDEAHGEVSPAPVCLEAKDIRHGYEVTTPAHVWLSFNWLTHRRTPTDILDEFSTIVARAMDQALQSQTRNADAFFSRQGIDRNTRLEGRVLSYAALRQLAERQASKEALRHIAALEQDFATSDEPLSASRTLVSEMLVATGLEGPLVVVGFSTLHYPRVHVDSLGQSGSDFTQRLQGTAALIEKRHGQRICFRQFFAGISDVSFFGHRPEVRQADTLAENTPVPAFVDRPPAEALSYPVVNIGPWGRDYHQKWERVHMDYAFEVLPDLIYECALSVLSGESPSL